A window of Pomacea canaliculata isolate SZHN2017 linkage group LG3, ASM307304v1, whole genome shotgun sequence contains these coding sequences:
- the LOC112560837 gene encoding post-GPI attachment to proteins factor 2-like isoform X1 yields the protein MGGNRFAYFSLPVSKIVLGTCSLPMFATIFCVVWSVAFDFERSTATHCKVYNFLPSISSAIGGFAPQRYVWRICVSIHCTQRFMVGVAYYNFHTSVYPGATNKKYKALAALNSLLHLVEIFSLVCLSMISSTENGGVHEGFFISFIISGLLYMLVTIVLLHWGRFSNGKIPTTQERMSLSYKTRLFLFKIFVFAVAAYLFYRHNAYCEPYVYSWFAALEYVVVFTNIFFHATLYWDLEDFNLALVHKDLISSHHS from the exons ATGGGAGGAAACAGATTTGCATACTTCTCACTACCGGTATCAAAAATTGTGCTTGGGACATGTTCTCTGCCGATGTTTGCAACAATTTTCTGTGTTGTGTGGTCGGTGGCATTTGACTTTGAGAGATCAACAGCGACACATTGTAAG GTATACAACTTTTTACCTTCAATTAGTTCTGCCATTGGAGGTTTCGCACCCCAGCGTTACGTCTGGAGAATATGTGTTTCGATCCACTGTACACAGCGGTTCATGGTTGGCGTAGCCTACTACAATTTTCATACATCTGTATATCCTGGAGCAACCAACAAGAAATACAAGGCACTTGCTGCCCTGAACAGTCTGTTGCATCTGGTAGAAATATTTAGTCTAGTTTGTCTCAGTATGATTTCATCTACAGAAAATGGAG GTGTCCATGAGggtttcttcatttcctttataATCTCTGGTTTGCTCTACATGCTGGTGACCATCGTCCTTTTGCACTGGGGCAGATTTAGCAATGGAAAAATTCCCACTACACAG GAAAGGATGTCACTGAGTTACAAGACCAGGCTGTtcctatttaaaatatttgtctttgctGTTGCTGCCTACCTCTTCTATCGCCACAATGCTTATTGTGAACCATATG tgtATTCTTGGTTTGCCGCTCTTGAGTATGTGGTTgtcttcacaaatatttttttccatgctACTCTCTACTGGGACTTAGAAGACTTCAATCTTGCTTTGGTTCATAAAGATCTGATTTCCTCACATCACAGCTGA
- the LOC112560837 gene encoding post-GPI attachment to proteins factor 2-like isoform X2, with amino-acid sequence MGGNRFAYFSLPVSKIVLGTCSLPMFATIFCVVWSVAFDFERSTATHCKVYNFLPSISSAIGGFAPQRYVWRICVSIHCTQRFMVGVAYYNFHTSVYPGATNKKYKALAALNSLLHLVEIFSLVCLSMISSTENGGVHEGFFISFIISGLLYMLVTIVLLHWGRFSNGKIPTTQFIGCTEVIEDTGHFLQTECYIAISIEEHRSIKYSISDRSMNQCVCFSYTYHIKRLQILKKVQEA; translated from the exons ATGGGAGGAAACAGATTTGCATACTTCTCACTACCGGTATCAAAAATTGTGCTTGGGACATGTTCTCTGCCGATGTTTGCAACAATTTTCTGTGTTGTGTGGTCGGTGGCATTTGACTTTGAGAGATCAACAGCGACACATTGTAAG GTATACAACTTTTTACCTTCAATTAGTTCTGCCATTGGAGGTTTCGCACCCCAGCGTTACGTCTGGAGAATATGTGTTTCGATCCACTGTACACAGCGGTTCATGGTTGGCGTAGCCTACTACAATTTTCATACATCTGTATATCCTGGAGCAACCAACAAGAAATACAAGGCACTTGCTGCCCTGAACAGTCTGTTGCATCTGGTAGAAATATTTAGTCTAGTTTGTCTCAGTATGATTTCATCTACAGAAAATGGAG GTGTCCATGAGggtttcttcatttcctttataATCTCTGGTTTGCTCTACATGCTGGTGACCATCGTCCTTTTGCACTGGGGCAGATTTAGCAATGGAAAAATTCCCACTACACAG TTTATTGGATGCACAGAAGTAATCGAAGACACTGGACACTTCTTGCAAACTGAATGTTACATAGCTATCAGCATTGAAGAACATAGATCCATCAAATATTCAATATCTGACAGATCCATGAACCAatg TGTATGTTTCAGTTACACATATCACATCAAAAGACTTCAGATACTCAAGAAAGTCCAGGAAGCATAG